In one Aromatoleum aromaticum EbN1 genomic region, the following are encoded:
- a CDS encoding HprK-related kinase A, producing the protein MRRLDYRLLDLGAARIAVTSPILKFQEQLDFIYGRRSDNDAGFFADIRVALWPGPAWRLGRRQVALWSEGVRPFEPYPLHGALPLFEWGSNWLLAQRLNAYLLLHAGVLARGEHALILPAAPGSGKSTLTCALHLAGWRFLSDEFGVVDPESGHVRPLLKPAALKNRSIDVIGGLPGAVLGPVFPKTRKGDVAHFVPNPASIADRHRTATPRLVIFPRYRDGAPLRSNTLSTAEAAMRLGLNSFNYRSLGPIGFHAVTRLARSVKACELEYGDLGAAIDHIEHLFVAAP; encoded by the coding sequence TTGAGGCGCCTCGACTACCGCCTGCTCGATCTCGGCGCGGCCCGTATCGCGGTGACCTCACCGATATTGAAGTTCCAGGAGCAGCTCGATTTCATTTACGGCCGTCGCAGTGACAACGACGCGGGGTTTTTCGCTGACATTCGCGTTGCGCTGTGGCCGGGCCCCGCGTGGCGGCTGGGCCGACGGCAGGTGGCGCTTTGGTCCGAGGGGGTTCGCCCCTTCGAGCCCTATCCCCTGCACGGCGCGCTCCCGCTGTTCGAATGGGGCAGCAACTGGTTGCTCGCGCAGCGCCTCAACGCCTATCTGCTGCTTCATGCCGGCGTGCTGGCGCGGGGGGAGCATGCGCTGATCCTGCCGGCGGCCCCCGGCTCGGGCAAGAGTACGCTGACCTGTGCGCTCCACCTCGCCGGCTGGCGCTTTCTCTCGGATGAATTCGGCGTCGTCGACCCGGAATCCGGGCACGTACGGCCCCTGCTGAAGCCCGCTGCACTGAAGAATCGCTCAATCGACGTTATCGGTGGTCTGCCCGGAGCCGTGCTCGGCCCCGTATTCCCGAAAACGCGCAAAGGCGATGTCGCACACTTCGTGCCGAACCCGGCCAGCATCGCCGATCGCCACCGCACCGCCACACCGAGGTTAGTGATCTTCCCGCGCTATCGCGATGGCGCGCCGCTGCGCTCCAACACGCTGTCCACGGCCGAGGCGGCGATGCGCCTCGGCCTCAACAGTTTCAACTACCGCAGCCTCGGCCCGATCGGCTTTCATGCTGTCACACGGCTCGCCCGGTCGGTAAAAGCCTGCGAACTCGAATACGGGGACCTCGGGGCCGCCATCGACCACATCGAGCATTTGTTCGTGGCGGCGCCGTGA
- a CDS encoding nucleotidyltransferase domain-containing protein has product MKPRLPTELELLLRGMREPLHIDTARWEHVLRLARMTGLHGRLAASNDGNSDLPEPVRRHLVSASRIAAFNARMLLGELDALAALLRDVTFPVIALKGGAYALQGGMARGRFASDVDLLVPKAHLRPVEQRLRAAGWVAAPLDAYDERYYRDWSHETLPMRFPGRVLEVDLHHAITPVTGTLHFDARPLFEASVPVPDSVFRVLCPEDQVLHACVHCFHDGDLALRVREIVDIDALLRRFFQQEDFPERLVARAQELGLQRPLWYGLHFAQAWLNTPTAPRGFERLDSPGATSQRLMDWLVPRALLPSNPDFPPPTAVRLARAAMLARYHWLRMPLPMLFPHLARKTALRMRARLVQPAGRPARKSPP; this is encoded by the coding sequence GTGAAACCGCGGCTGCCGACCGAACTCGAACTGTTGCTGCGGGGAATGCGCGAACCGCTTCACATTGACACAGCGCGATGGGAACATGTGCTCCGTCTCGCCCGCATGACCGGCTTGCACGGCCGCCTCGCCGCCTCAAACGACGGCAACAGCGACCTGCCCGAACCGGTGCGCCGACATTTGGTGTCGGCCAGCCGAATCGCCGCATTCAACGCCCGCATGCTGCTCGGCGAACTCGACGCGCTCGCTGCGCTGCTGCGCGACGTCACTTTTCCAGTCATTGCGCTGAAAGGCGGCGCCTACGCGTTGCAGGGGGGGATGGCGCGCGGCCGTTTTGCGTCGGATGTCGACCTTCTGGTGCCGAAAGCGCACTTGCGGCCGGTGGAACAGCGGCTACGCGCTGCGGGCTGGGTCGCTGCCCCGCTCGACGCCTATGACGAGCGCTATTACCGCGACTGGAGCCACGAGACGCTGCCGATGCGTTTTCCCGGCCGGGTGCTGGAGGTGGACCTGCATCATGCGATCACGCCGGTAACCGGCACCCTCCACTTCGACGCCCGCCCGCTGTTCGAGGCCAGCGTGCCAGTTCCCGACTCGGTGTTCCGGGTCCTGTGCCCCGAAGACCAGGTGCTGCATGCGTGCGTGCACTGCTTTCATGACGGCGACCTTGCCTTGCGAGTCCGCGAGATCGTCGACATTGACGCCCTGTTGCGCCGCTTTTTTCAACAGGAAGATTTCCCGGAGCGCCTTGTCGCCCGCGCTCAGGAGTTGGGGCTGCAGCGGCCTTTGTGGTACGGGCTGCATTTCGCGCAAGCGTGGCTCAACACACCGACCGCCCCAAGGGGGTTCGAGCGACTCGATTCCCCCGGCGCGACCTCGCAGCGTCTGATGGACTGGCTGGTGCCGCGCGCGTTACTGCCGTCGAATCCGGACTTCCCGCCCCCGACAGCCGTTCGCCTCGCTCGCGCGGCGATGCTCGCGCGTTATCACTGGCTTCGCATGCCCCTGCCGATGCTGTTCCCGCATCTCGCGCGCAAGACGGCATTGAGGATGCGGGCCCGACTGGTACAGCCGGCGGGACGGCCGGCACGAAAAAGCCCGCCGTGA
- the grxD gene encoding Grx4 family monothiol glutaredoxin — translation MDTQEVIREQVTTNPVVLYMKGTPQFPQCGFSSTAVQILKNSGVPKFFSVNVLENDEIRNGIKQFANWPTIPQLYVNGEFVGGCDIMREMYENGELQEVLKSAGATQQG, via the coding sequence ATGGACACCCAGGAAGTCATCCGCGAACAGGTCACCACGAACCCCGTCGTCCTGTACATGAAGGGCACGCCCCAGTTCCCGCAGTGCGGCTTCTCATCGACCGCCGTGCAGATCCTCAAGAACAGCGGCGTGCCGAAGTTCTTCTCGGTGAACGTTCTCGAGAACGACGAAATCCGTAACGGCATCAAGCAGTTCGCCAACTGGCCGACGATCCCGCAGCTGTACGTGAACGGTGAATTCGTCGGGGGCTGCGACATCATGCGCGAGATGTATGAAAACGGCGAGCTGCAGGAAGTTCTGAAGAGCGCCGGAGCAACGCAGCAAGGTTGA
- the prmC gene encoding peptide chain release factor N(5)-glutamine methyltransferase encodes MAEATPHIGGALNWARARIAVVDARILLRHVLQCSAARLAAYPEARLEAPEWAEFRSLVERREAGEPVAYLTGEREFFGHPFIVTPAVLIPRPDTELLVELALAHFGDKPHTRVLDLGTGSGALAISLALELPQADVVAVDRSREALWVAMANAARLRASISFVLGDWFSSLGDDHYQLIVANPPYIAAADPHLDEGDVRFEPSTALVAGPDGLDDLAAIAAQAPRHLEPGGWLFMEHGFDQAAAVRGLLTDGGFSSIASWKDLAGIERVSGGQWRGR; translated from the coding sequence ATGGCCGAAGCGACTCCCCACATCGGCGGCGCGCTGAACTGGGCACGAGCGCGGATCGCGGTCGTCGATGCGCGCATTCTGCTGCGCCACGTGCTGCAGTGCTCGGCGGCACGCCTCGCGGCGTACCCGGAAGCCAGGCTCGAAGCCCCGGAGTGGGCTGAATTCCGCTCGCTCGTCGAGCGGCGCGAGGCGGGTGAGCCGGTGGCTTATCTGACCGGCGAGCGGGAGTTCTTCGGCCATCCGTTCATCGTGACACCGGCGGTGCTGATTCCGCGTCCCGACACCGAGCTGCTGGTGGAACTGGCGCTGGCGCATTTCGGCGACAAGCCACATACGCGCGTGCTCGACCTCGGTACCGGGAGCGGCGCGCTCGCGATCAGCCTCGCGCTGGAGCTGCCGCAGGCCGATGTCGTCGCAGTCGATCGGTCGCGCGAGGCGCTGTGGGTCGCGATGGCGAACGCGGCACGCTTGCGGGCGAGCATTTCCTTTGTGCTCGGCGACTGGTTTTCTTCGCTTGGCGACGACCACTATCAACTCATCGTTGCGAACCCGCCTTATATCGCGGCAGCCGACCCGCATCTCGACGAGGGTGACGTGCGCTTCGAACCGAGCACCGCGCTTGTCGCGGGCCCCGACGGGCTCGACGACCTCGCGGCCATCGCCGCGCAGGCCCCACGTCACCTCGAACCCGGTGGCTGGCTGTTCATGGAACACGGCTTCGACCAGGCTGCCGCGGTGCGCGGGCTGCTGACCGATGGCGGGTTTTCGTCGATCGCGTCCTGGAAGGATCTGGCGGGCATCGAGCGGGTGTCGGGAGGGCAATGGCGCGGTCGCTGA
- the prfA gene encoding peptide chain release factor 1, with product MKQSIRDKLELLTHRLAELDRELSSGDAVRDMDGFRSLGRERAEIEPVVALYGAYRQAEADCESARAMLADAEMRELAESELETGAVRLQALEAELQCALLPCDPSDERNLFLEVRAGTGGDEASLFAGDLLRMYTRYAERQRWKVEIVSSSPSDLGGYKEVILRIAGAGAYSKLKFESGGHRVQRIPVTETQGRIHTSACTVAVMPEADEVEAVNINPADLRIDTFRASGAGGQHINKTDSAVRITHLPTGIVVECQDDRSQHRNRAQAMSVLAARIQDRQLREQQAREAATRKSLVGSGDRSERIRTYNYPQGRVTDHRINLTLYKLDAVMQGDLDELVDALTREHQADQLAALGGG from the coding sequence ATGAAGCAGAGCATCCGCGACAAGCTCGAACTCCTGACCCACCGCCTGGCGGAACTCGATCGCGAGTTGTCGTCCGGGGACGCCGTGCGTGACATGGATGGATTCCGTTCGCTCGGGCGCGAGCGCGCCGAGATCGAACCGGTTGTCGCCTTGTACGGCGCTTACCGCCAGGCCGAGGCCGACTGCGAGAGCGCGCGCGCGATGCTGGCCGACGCGGAGATGCGCGAGCTGGCCGAGAGCGAGCTCGAAACGGGGGCGGTGCGCCTGCAGGCGCTGGAGGCCGAACTGCAGTGTGCGCTGCTGCCGTGCGACCCGAGCGACGAGCGCAACCTGTTTCTCGAAGTGCGTGCCGGCACCGGGGGGGACGAAGCTTCGCTGTTCGCCGGCGACCTGCTGCGCATGTATACGCGCTATGCCGAACGCCAGCGCTGGAAAGTCGAGATCGTGTCGTCGAGCCCATCGGATCTGGGCGGCTACAAGGAAGTGATCCTGCGCATCGCCGGCGCCGGGGCGTATTCGAAGCTCAAGTTCGAATCCGGCGGGCATCGTGTGCAGCGCATCCCGGTGACGGAAACGCAGGGACGCATCCATACTTCCGCCTGCACGGTGGCGGTGATGCCCGAGGCCGATGAAGTCGAAGCGGTGAACATCAATCCCGCCGACCTGCGCATCGACACGTTCCGCGCCAGCGGCGCGGGCGGCCAGCACATCAACAAGACCGATTCGGCAGTACGCATCACGCACCTTCCGACCGGCATCGTCGTCGAGTGCCAGGACGATCGTTCCCAGCATCGCAACCGCGCGCAGGCGATGTCGGTGCTCGCCGCGCGCATCCAGGACAGGCAATTGCGCGAGCAGCAGGCGCGCGAGGCCGCCACGCGCAAGAGCCTGGTCGGCAGTGGCGACCGGTCCGAGCGCATCCGCACATACAACTATCCGCAGGGGCGCGTCACGGATCATCGCATCAACCTGACGCTCTACAAGCTCGATGCGGTGATGCAGGGCGATCTGGACGAGCTCGTCGATGCGCTGACGCGGGAGCACCAGGCCGATCAGCTGGCGGCGCTGGGAGGCGGGTGA
- the hemA gene encoding glutamyl-tRNA reductase gives MQLYALGLNHHTAPLTIREQVAFQPERLDDALHDLTHERTVREAAILSTCNRTELYFATEQPQHAADWLARFHHMPLSEVSPYLYTYPQRDAIRHVFRVASGLDSMVLGEPQILGQVKDAVRRAEEAGTMGTLLHKLFQNTFAVAKEVRSTTAIGANIVSMAAAALHLSERIFERMSDQRVLFIGAGEMIELCAAYFAGACPKRIAVANRTEARAQLVAHRFGAEVMRLDVVGEMLPHFDVVVSCTASPLPIVGLGMVERAIKARRHRPIVMVDLAVPRDIEAEVGELDDVFLYTVDDLAQIVDAGLESRQQAVLEAEEIIDSRVNGFLHWMQARDAVPTIRALRQHAETVRAVELERATRLLAKGEDPRKVLDALSHGLINKLMHSPTRYLNQSEGEQQADASRLVQQLFNLSNSPD, from the coding sequence ATGCAACTTTATGCTCTTGGCCTGAATCATCATACGGCGCCGCTCACGATTCGCGAGCAGGTGGCGTTTCAGCCCGAGCGGTTGGACGACGCGCTGCATGATCTGACGCACGAGCGGACGGTCCGCGAGGCGGCAATCCTGTCGACCTGCAATCGCACCGAACTGTACTTCGCCACCGAGCAACCGCAGCACGCTGCCGACTGGCTGGCGCGTTTTCATCACATGCCGTTGAGCGAAGTCTCGCCGTATCTCTACACCTATCCGCAACGCGATGCGATTCGGCATGTCTTCCGCGTCGCGAGCGGGCTCGACTCGATGGTGCTCGGCGAGCCGCAGATCCTCGGCCAGGTGAAGGACGCCGTCCGCCGTGCCGAAGAAGCCGGGACAATGGGCACGCTGCTGCACAAACTGTTCCAGAATACTTTCGCCGTCGCGAAGGAGGTGCGCTCGACGACGGCGATCGGGGCGAACATCGTGTCGATGGCGGCGGCGGCGCTGCATCTTTCCGAGCGCATTTTCGAGCGGATGTCGGACCAGCGCGTGCTCTTCATCGGCGCCGGCGAGATGATCGAACTGTGTGCCGCGTATTTTGCCGGGGCGTGCCCGAAGCGGATCGCGGTCGCGAACCGCACCGAAGCGCGGGCGCAGTTGGTCGCGCATCGCTTCGGGGCCGAAGTGATGCGGCTCGACGTGGTCGGCGAGATGCTGCCGCATTTCGACGTCGTGGTGTCCTGTACGGCCAGCCCGCTGCCGATCGTCGGCTTGGGCATGGTCGAACGCGCCATCAAGGCGCGCCGCCACCGTCCGATCGTGATGGTCGATCTCGCGGTGCCGCGCGACATCGAAGCCGAAGTCGGCGAGCTCGACGACGTTTTCCTGTACACCGTCGATGATCTCGCGCAGATCGTCGATGCGGGTCTCGAGTCGCGACAGCAGGCCGTGCTGGAAGCCGAGGAGATCATCGATTCGCGCGTCAATGGTTTCCTGCACTGGATGCAGGCGCGTGATGCGGTGCCGACGATTCGCGCGCTGCGCCAGCACGCAGAGACGGTGCGCGCGGTCGAACTGGAGCGGGCAACGCGTCTGCTGGCAAAAGGCGAAGACCCGCGGAAAGTGCTCGATGCGCTCAGTCATGGGTTGATCAACAAGCTGATGCATAGTCCGACCCGTTACCTCAATCAGTCCGAAGGCGAGCAGCAGGCCGATGCGAGCCGGCTCGTGCAGCAGTTGTTCAACCTCAGCAACTCCCCCGATTAG
- a CDS encoding sensor histidine kinase translates to MRSRRRKPDKTAAANRPPAQPNSLFGEILDWMLAPLLFLWPISIIVTHNVADNLANQPYDRAMADSVRALGRLVSIEGGNIAVHFPAPPRALFRADQDDTVYYQVADSSGEVVTGDREISSVLPPATVVAEEVLYRDDVIHGEEVRIAYQFLRAWPEPASPLVLVQVAETRNKRSDLASRVVTGVLLPQFAIIPIAVVLVWVGLTRGIAPLNRLQRLIRRRRPTDLSPIAAASVPEEVRPVIVAFNDMMARLEENLQAQQRFIADAAHQMRTPLTGLKMQTDLALLETDPEQLRESLQRIADSTDRASHLITQLLSLARAEASFEKLYAVEQVDLDAMVRDVALELYPRAQAKGIDLGVEDAGRPLPIEGNPVLLRELIKNLLDNAIKYTPHGGSVTARTRVAGAIVLEIEDTGTGIPEADRERVFERFYRVLGSGVDGSGLGLPIVREIAELHRATVTLNPNPAGPGTTAQVLFPRGSLVTPPAQPFLPSFSVT, encoded by the coding sequence ATGCGGTCCAGACGGCGAAAGCCTGACAAGACGGCGGCAGCGAATCGGCCTCCGGCGCAGCCGAACTCGCTGTTCGGCGAGATCCTCGACTGGATGCTCGCGCCACTGCTGTTCCTGTGGCCGATCTCCATCATCGTCACGCACAACGTCGCCGACAATCTCGCGAACCAGCCCTACGATCGGGCGATGGCCGACAGCGTGCGGGCGCTCGGGCGCCTCGTGTCGATCGAAGGCGGGAATATCGCGGTGCATTTTCCTGCGCCGCCGCGGGCGCTGTTTCGCGCCGACCAGGACGACACCGTCTATTACCAGGTCGCCGACAGCAGCGGCGAAGTCGTCACCGGAGACCGTGAAATTTCCTCGGTCTTGCCGCCGGCGACCGTGGTCGCGGAGGAGGTGCTGTACCGCGACGACGTGATTCACGGCGAAGAGGTGCGCATCGCCTACCAGTTTCTGCGCGCCTGGCCTGAACCCGCCAGCCCGCTGGTGCTGGTGCAGGTGGCCGAGACGCGCAACAAGCGCAGCGACCTTGCGTCCCGCGTCGTGACCGGCGTGCTGCTGCCCCAGTTCGCGATCATCCCGATCGCGGTCGTGCTCGTATGGGTTGGCCTGACACGCGGTATTGCGCCGTTGAACCGGCTGCAGAGACTGATCCGCCGCCGGCGTCCGACCGACCTGTCGCCGATCGCTGCGGCGAGCGTTCCGGAGGAAGTGCGGCCGGTGATCGTCGCATTCAACGACATGATGGCGCGCCTCGAAGAGAACCTGCAGGCGCAGCAGCGTTTCATCGCCGACGCCGCCCACCAGATGCGCACGCCGCTGACCGGCCTGAAGATGCAGACCGACCTCGCGCTGCTCGAAACGGACCCCGAGCAACTGCGCGAGTCGTTGCAGCGCATCGCGGACAGTACTGACCGGGCAAGTCATCTGATCACCCAGCTGCTCTCGCTTGCCCGCGCGGAAGCGAGCTTCGAAAAACTGTACGCGGTGGAGCAGGTGGACCTCGATGCGATGGTGCGCGACGTGGCGCTCGAGCTGTATCCACGTGCCCAGGCGAAAGGAATCGACCTGGGGGTCGAGGATGCAGGGCGGCCGTTGCCGATCGAGGGCAATCCGGTGCTGCTGCGCGAACTGATCAAGAACCTGCTCGACAACGCGATCAAATACACCCCGCATGGCGGCAGCGTCACGGCGCGAACCCGCGTTGCGGGAGCGATCGTTTTGGAGATCGAAGATACCGGCACCGGCATTCCGGAAGCGGACCGCGAGCGCGTCTTCGAACGCTTCTATCGGGTGCTTGGAAGTGGCGTGGACGGCTCGGGCCTGGGGTTGCCGATCGTGCGGGAGATCGCCGAGCTGCACCGCGCCACGGTGACGCTGAATCCGAACCCGGCAGGTCCGGGTACGACCGCACAAGTCCTGTTCCCGCGCGGCTCGCTGGTCACCCCGCCGGCCCAGCCTTTCCTCCCGTCATTTTCGGTAACCTGA
- a CDS encoding response regulator transcription factor, with product MRILLAEDDQVIANGLGRALKRSGYAVDHVASGSEADTALATQTYDLLILDLGLPKLPGIDVLKRLRARKSALPVLILTAQDGVEERVRGLDAGADDYLTKPFALPELEARVRALTRRGTGQPRCIEIGSLSYDQADRVAKINGQVVELSAREVGLLEVFALRVGRLVSKDQIVDHLCGWGEEVSSNAIEVYVHRLRKKLEDSGVRIVTVRGLGYCLENPDAVQTAKA from the coding sequence ATGCGGATCCTTCTTGCTGAAGATGACCAAGTCATTGCCAACGGCCTCGGACGGGCCCTCAAGCGCAGCGGTTACGCCGTCGATCACGTCGCTTCCGGCAGCGAGGCGGATACCGCGCTGGCCACCCAGACATACGATCTGCTGATTCTCGACCTCGGCCTGCCGAAGCTCCCCGGGATTGACGTCCTGAAACGCCTGCGCGCGCGCAAATCGGCGCTGCCGGTGCTGATCCTCACTGCCCAGGACGGGGTCGAGGAGCGTGTGCGAGGGCTCGATGCCGGGGCGGACGACTACCTGACGAAACCTTTCGCGCTGCCGGAACTGGAGGCGCGTGTCCGGGCGCTGACGCGACGCGGCACCGGGCAGCCGCGCTGCATCGAAATCGGCAGCCTTTCGTACGACCAGGCTGATCGAGTGGCGAAGATCAACGGGCAGGTCGTCGAATTGTCGGCGCGGGAAGTCGGCCTGCTCGAAGTCTTCGCCCTGCGGGTCGGGCGACTCGTGAGCAAGGACCAGATCGTGGATCACCTGTGCGGCTGGGGGGAAGAGGTCTCGAGCAATGCGATCGAGGTCTACGTCCACCGGCTGCGCAAGAAGCTCGAAGACAGCGGTGTACGCATCGTCACCGTGCGCGGACTCGGCTACTGCCTGGAAAACCCGGATGCGGTCCAGACGGCGAAAGCCTGA
- the groL gene encoding chaperonin GroEL (60 kDa chaperone family; promotes refolding of misfolded polypeptides especially under stressful conditions; forms two stacked rings of heptamers to form a barrel-shaped 14mer; ends can be capped by GroES; misfolded proteins enter the barrel where they are refolded when GroES binds), whose product MAAKEVKFGDSARDRMVAGVNILANAVKVTLGPKGRNVVLERSFGAPTVTKDGVSVAKEIELKDKFENMGAQMVKEVASKTSDIAGDGTTTATVLAQSIVREGMKFVAAGMNPMDLKRGIDKAVIAVTEELKKLSKPCSTNKEIAQVGSISANSDADIGEIIAKSMDKVGKEGVITVEDGKSLQNELDVVEGMQFDRGYLSPYFINNPDKQVAILENPFILLFDKKISNIRDLLPVLEQVAKAGRPLLIVAEDVEGEALATLVVNNIRGILKTCSVKAPGFGDRRKAMLEDIAVLTGGQVIAEEVGLTLEKATLAELGQAARIEIGKENTIIIDGAGEGSRIEGRVKQIRAQIEEATSDYDREKLQERVAKLAGGVAVIKVGAATEVEMKEKKARVEDALHATRAAVEEGIVPGGGVALLRARANLGTLKGDNHDQDAGIKIVLRALEQPLREIVANAGDEPSVVVNRVVEGTGNFGYNAATGEYGDLVDMGVLDPTKVERIALQNAASVAGLMLTTDCMVGELAEEKPSMGGMGGMGGMGGMGGMDMGM is encoded by the coding sequence ATGGCTGCAAAAGAAGTCAAGTTTGGTGATTCCGCCCGTGACCGTATGGTCGCCGGTGTCAATATCCTGGCCAACGCGGTCAAGGTCACTCTCGGCCCGAAAGGCCGTAACGTCGTGCTCGAGCGCTCGTTCGGCGCGCCGACGGTGACCAAGGACGGCGTGTCCGTCGCGAAGGAAATCGAACTGAAGGACAAGTTCGAGAACATGGGCGCGCAGATGGTCAAGGAAGTCGCGTCGAAAACCTCCGACATCGCCGGTGACGGCACCACGACCGCGACCGTGCTGGCCCAGTCGATCGTGCGCGAAGGCATGAAGTTCGTTGCCGCTGGCATGAATCCGATGGACCTCAAGCGCGGCATCGACAAAGCCGTGATCGCGGTCACCGAAGAACTGAAGAAGCTGTCGAAGCCGTGCTCGACGAACAAGGAAATCGCCCAGGTCGGCTCGATCTCGGCGAACTCGGACGCCGACATCGGCGAGATCATCGCCAAGTCGATGGACAAGGTCGGCAAGGAAGGCGTGATCACCGTCGAGGACGGCAAGTCACTGCAGAACGAACTCGACGTTGTCGAAGGCATGCAGTTCGACCGCGGCTACCTCAGCCCGTACTTCATCAACAACCCGGACAAGCAGGTCGCGATCCTCGAGAACCCGTTCATCCTGCTGTTCGACAAGAAGATCTCGAACATCCGTGATCTGCTGCCGGTGCTCGAACAGGTCGCGAAAGCCGGTCGCCCGCTGCTGATCGTCGCCGAAGACGTCGAAGGCGAAGCGCTGGCGACCCTCGTCGTCAACAACATCCGCGGCATCCTGAAGACCTGCTCCGTCAAGGCGCCGGGCTTCGGCGACCGTCGCAAGGCGATGCTCGAGGACATCGCCGTGCTGACCGGCGGCCAGGTCATCGCCGAGGAAGTCGGCCTGACTCTCGAGAAGGCGACGCTGGCCGAGCTCGGCCAGGCCGCGCGCATCGAAATCGGCAAGGAAAACACGATCATCATCGACGGCGCCGGCGAAGGCTCGCGCATCGAAGGCCGCGTCAAGCAGATCCGCGCGCAGATTGAGGAAGCCACGTCCGACTACGACCGCGAGAAGCTGCAGGAGCGGGTTGCGAAACTGGCGGGCGGCGTTGCCGTCATCAAGGTCGGCGCCGCGACCGAAGTCGAGATGAAAGAGAAGAAGGCCCGCGTCGAAGACGCGCTGCACGCGACCCGTGCCGCGGTTGAAGAAGGCATCGTCCCGGGCGGCGGCGTCGCGCTGCTGCGTGCCCGCGCGAACCTCGGCACCCTCAAGGGCGACAACCACGACCAGGATGCCGGTATCAAGATCGTGCTGCGCGCGCTCGAGCAGCCGCTGCGCGAGATCGTCGCCAATGCCGGTGACGAGCCGTCCGTCGTCGTCAATCGCGTCGTCGAAGGCACCGGCAATTTCGGCTACAACGCCGCGACCGGCGAGTACGGCGACCTGGTCGACATGGGCGTGCTGGACCCGACCAAGGTCGAGCGCATCGCGCTGCAGAATGCGGCCTCGGTCGCCGGCCTGATGCTGACCACCGACTGCATGGTCGGCGAGCTGGCTGAAGAAAAGCCCTCGATGGGGGGTATGGGCGGCATGGGCGGCATGGGTGGTATGGGCGGCATGGACATGGGCATGTAA
- the groES gene encoding co-chaperone GroES produces the protein MKIRPLHDRVIVKRLEAERKTASGIVIPDSAGEKPDQGEVLAVGNGKILDDGKVRPMAVKVGDKVLFGKYAGQTVKVEGDELLVMREEDIMGVVEA, from the coding sequence ATGAAAATTCGTCCCTTGCATGACCGCGTGATCGTCAAGCGCCTGGAAGCCGAGCGCAAGACCGCCAGCGGCATCGTCATCCCCGACTCGGCCGGCGAAAAGCCCGATCAGGGCGAAGTGCTCGCCGTGGGTAACGGCAAGATCCTCGACGACGGCAAGGTTCGCCCGATGGCCGTCAAGGTCGGCGACAAGGTGCTGTTCGGCAAGTACGCCGGCCAGACCGTGAAAGTCGAGGGTGACGAGCTGCTCGTCATGCGCGAAGAAGACATCATGGGCGTCGTCGAGGCCTGA